Below is a genomic region from Salmo trutta chromosome 19, fSalTru1.1, whole genome shotgun sequence.
ccaattgtcctttgtatattatttatatatacttgtgttcccccatgtacttcctgtattgatttgttaataaaaatgtaaagaaataaaaaagaaagaggcccgagttcctgaCTTAGAATTCCAAGTTCGATGACCTTTCAAAACGTTTTTTTCCAGTCGGAGCTTGTTCTTTTTTCCGAGTTCCCGGTTTACTTGAACGCACTGAAAGTATTTGCTTTCAAGAAACTGATAAATCggttaaaaaattttttttaaaaaggaggtaaaatcatgacgtcagtgctCTTCAGGTCAGAAAGAGGCCCgaattcccgacttggaattccgagtttgATGATAGTTCAAAACGATTTTTCGCAGTAGGagcttgttatttatttttcagtTCCCAGTTTACTTGAACGCACGGAAGTCGGTGTTTTTCCAAAAAATAATTATTTTCGAATATCGATGCAGCATTCAAAACAAATGGGAATTCGGAACTGggaatctccgacttcagtgtgttcaaaCAACTGGGAAAAATCGaattgaacagtcatccaactcggaactcgggcctctttccaGAGCTCCacctttccgacctgaagatcactgacgttatgctttgacctcgtatttttccgagttcccagttgttttgaacgcagcataAAACCAAGGATATGACGTTTCATATGACACCGGAAATAAATCCCAAAAGGTCTTAACAACAAGTCGTCCATTCATTTACAGTGTGATTGTTACTTGTTATTCACTCATACGTAAAGACTAGCTTAAAACATTTGTTGGAGATTGCACCAAGATGGGTGTTGACTAGCAAGCATTTTGGTTATAGTTAAACGTTTTCCCTCTAGCCAGCTAACGTTGTCGCTGGCACGTTAGTTGCACAGACCGGTAAATTGGTGTTACTTCTTTTAAACTAGTTGACGTTAGACAGCACTTTTAGTTGTACAGCACATAACAAGGAAGATGGGGTCGTCGAAGAAACACAAGGAGAAAGGCCGTGATAAGGATGCAGAAGAGCGTCACCGCGAACACAAAAAACACCGTCACAAGGACCGGGAGAGGGACAAGGAACGAAATGTTAcccgagagagggagaagaggaaacGGTCCAGATCGAAGGAAAGGAGCGGACGGGGTTCCGAGAGAGAAGGTCGCAGTAAAGGCGAAAGGAGTACTGGGGAGCCTCGCGTAAAGAAAGAAAAAGTGGAGGCCGTATATGAAGAGAGTCCAGGTAATTGCACATGGCAGGCAAATATCCAGGCTTAAACaattacatacatacacacatacataattAGAACCAATCAGTGCGCAAAACACTCATATGGTCTGCAGGTATGATATTAAAGATGCTATCTTTTCTCCTGTGTTTTTCActtcaattgtaattttccttTTAGGAGTTGGACCACAGTCTGCAAGTGGAGATGCCTCACTTAGCATTGAAGAGACAAAGTAAGTGACAGACATTGAATGATGGTGTAAGTAAATTCTGAATAACTTTCTAATCtggctttctttctttcttaacaGCAAGCTGAGGGCCAAGCTTGGTCTGAAGCCTCTGGAAATGACTGACACAACTAAAGGTGAGAAACTTGAGCCATATGGTGTCTCTGGTTAGAACTAGATTGCCATGGCTGCAAACGCGTAAAAGactccccctcagccctcaaatgaaGTGGATACTCCTGATGTATCATGATGTATGATAAGTGGACACCTGCAGGGTGAGGGAAGAATGAATTCATTTTAAATGGACCGCCCTTGCCTGGAAATGTGTCACTCGTTAGGCCCACAGTTGTGTtttcagtcatcatggaaccaccggtagcttgtgtgtgtgtgtgtgtgtgtgtgtgtgttttatgagcTACAGTTCATTATGATTGCATTTCATATCTTGGCTAGAAGACAACACATCAGCACACATTGAATGCTGGCCATCTGATGATATCAGGTAAATTGAAAATTACAATGTAGAAGTGTGATGTCAGGGAAAATTGTATGCACTAGCTAAtgtttccaaaagctaaccaaacaaaaaatTACTTTTACGATATATGTTTGTGCATTAGTAACACAATTTCTAAcgtatttacatttgtttttacttacacttgcaTGTTGACTTCTCCATGTTGGTGTTAAGTTTCGgatgacttttcttagcggatgtgcAATCATagcaaattgaattatggggtgtttcaggccccggagtgaaAAGAATTGTACACTTGCAAACTTGATTAAAAAATgggggctgaggggcttacgttgccaacttcccttgcttggctaattgtTTGGACCGGCGGCAAAGATGGCTGTGGGGATTCCCCCATGGGCATAAGGTGTGGGTAAGGGGAGGAGGGTGTGTCTTTTGTGTTTGAAATGCAGCCCATGCCTGTAGTAGTGAGGTCATGTGTGAAAGTGTGGCTGATCATGATTTGACTGGCTCACCCGTCTGCTGCCCCAGAGCTCGGTACGAAGGAGCAGCCAATGGTTGCGGAGACTATCAACCCTGTGTACATCAAACAGCAGAACGAGATGAGGGAGAAACTGGCGGCTATGAAGGAAAAGAGGCTTCTCAATAAGAAACTGGGGTAAGGTCTAACTGCAGGAAGGTTTTGGCTGCACATACTCCACCAACTTGCACTATATTGATAAGTGATctaataatttatttttattttctcatcctccactgtttttttttttgtttttttttccttcttcagGAAAGTGAAGACTTTAGCAGAGGGAGACTGGCTGGACGACACTGTAGCCTGGGTGGAGAGGAGCCGGAAGATGGCCAAAGAGAAAGAACTGGCAGAGAAGAGAGTGAGTAGGGAGGGAACcatgtggggaggaggagggctgAGAGATGAAGTGAGATGCTTGTCTTAGTTATGATTTTGTACTCAGTGTTTGACTGGTTCCTTTTGATTTCCTTGCTTTCCCTATCAGGCCAAACTTCTACAGGAGATGGATGAGGAGTTTGGTGTGAGCAATCTGGTGGAGGAGGAGTTTGGACAGACCAAGAAGGTAAAATCTGCTCTCTTGTGTTGAATATCTCACCTGCTCAACTTATGATTGTCTTCTGGTTTGTGTATGAGTGCAGTGAATCTGCCAGTTTCCCCCCTATGGAGTTTGAGACCTGTGACACCATGCTTGATGTCTTGGTTCTGTGCAGACTGAGTCGCCGTGCTATCTGACGTTAGAGAATGCCTCTAGGTCTTATGTTGCTTATCTTTGTCATAGGCTGCTTACAGTTCTCGGGACCTAAAGGGTCTCACTGTGCAGCATCGGATGGAGTCATTTAACGAAGGGGAGACTGTCATTCTCACACTGCAAGACAAAGGTGAGAGGAGGTTGAAATGTTAACATTAATACAGAAATATATCAATGAAGACCGTGCTTACACCAGACCCTCATCaaacactactgtatatagcctgtctttttagtgttgattttatttctttagttacctattgttcacctaatacctttttttgcactattggttagagcctgtaagtaagcatttcactgtaaggtctacacctgttgtattcagcgcacgtgacaaataaactttgatttgaaacacCCACACATTTGGCCTTTGTGTGTCTCTTTCAGGTGTCCTTGAAGAGGAGGACGATGTACTTGTAAACGTGGGTCTAGTGGACAAAGAAAAGGCTGAAAAGAATGTGGAGttgaagaagaaaaagcctgATTACAAAGCTTACGAAGAGGATGAGAGTGTCGATGACATGGTTACGGTAAGAAAAGAGAGCGTCTTCATTTCGGAAATTCTGTCATGTCGCTATCCTGCTTAACTCAATCTCACTGACCAATGTCCACCTCTGCACTTATTCTCTGCAGTTCAAGCCGCGCACTGTGCTGGGAAAGTATGATGAGGAGATtgatggagagaagaagaagagtttCCAGCTGAGCAAAGGGGGCTGTGCTGAGGGGGAACGGGAACGGGAGCTCCAGGCCATCCGGGAGACCCTGAGGAACCAGGCCCAGTCCCTGGAGATGCCTGCTCTCGCTATTGCCTCAGAGTACTACACACCACAGGAGATGGTGAGGGTTGTGGGGAGGTGCTGCTCTGGAGAGGGCCTGGGAAAGCTGTCTTTTGGATATGTTTTCTCTCAGATTTCATGTGTACATGTGTCTACTTTtgaatgctgtgtgtgtgggtttttTGGGGAGATTTGTTCACACACAATATGAGCTCTCATTAATGGTTGTTCACACAGATTCTTACTTCTTTTGTTGTTAAAGGTGGGCTttaagaagaccaagcagcgcgTCAGGAAGATCAGGAAGAAGAAGGCGTTGCCTGACGAGCTCCAGCTAGACGACACGCGCAACACCGACTTCGGCTCCAGGTTCTGCTCCTCTCCGCTTCAAGTGGAATATGACAGATGAGCCATCTTAGTTTCAGTctgactctttctctgtctctccttcaggGTTCGGGGTCGGGGTCGCAGGCAGTTGGATGAGGGCCAGGAGGTGTCAAAAGAGGGTGTCATCATACCGGGACTAGATGTACCCCAACAGTCTGATGACATCAGGATGGCGGACATGGACATCAGTGATGATGGTGAGGGAGACATCTGTTAGTGGTTTAGTGATGAGCTAAACAAATGTATGATTCACTCATGCCTGGTTTTGTTTAATATTATGACAACACTTACGCATTACTCTTCCTTCAGAGGACTTCACCCCCACTGAGCCGACTGTGCTGGAGGAGGATGAGGCAGAGCAGGATCTGCAGAAGCAGCTGGAGAAGCAGAGGAAGCTCAAACAGAAGCAGCTGGAGAAGCAGAGGAAGCTCAAACAGAAGCAGCTGCTCCAAGACTCTGGGGAAAAGGTGTGAGCATTCTGTTCAGAAATGTTCCTCTTTACTTTACTTAAAATATCACTGTGGCCAAAGATTCTATCCGGTGCGTTGATCCCTCATTTGACGACTGAAAACTGCAATAATATTACCATCAAATCTGTTGTGCTATTTAGTCACCAATAAATTGTTAAACATTGTTCTCACTCTTGTGCTTCAGGTGGCAGAGCAGGTCCCATGGCTTGCAAGAGTGGACGGCAGTGACGACGAAGACAACAAGAACAACCTGAACATTGTATTTAACGCCACCTCTGAGTTCTGCAGAACTCTGGGTGACATCCCCACCTACGGCCTGTCAGGAAACAGAGAGGACCAGGAGGATATCATGGTGGGTACATTGTAAGAGGTGTGATATAGctaattgtttaaaaaaacaaatagatATATCATTAGAATTGGCTCATAAACAAGGAAACTATTACAATTGTATGCTCAGTAGAGAGACTTGACATATCCACGAGCTCTGTGTGTTTGCACTCGAACACTCTACGGTTTGTCTGTATCAATTGTATCCTTCTGTTTTATAGGATTTCGAACAGGAGGCGGAGAGAGATGGGGCCGGAGGATCAGACTCGGATGAGGATGAGAACGTTGGCTGGAGCATCGTCAACGTGGATGAGGAACAGAAGCAGCCTGATGTGAGTGTCATCCTCCTGCCTTGTTGTCTCTTCCATTTCCCATGCATTTACCAGCAGTGCTGATTGGAGTCCCCTGCTGGGTCATTTACAGAATAACGTACTATGattagggctgtggcagtcatttCATATTGTCGGCTGGTGATTGTCATGCAAAGAACTGCCGGTGTCACTAATTGACCATTGACATAAGCACGTTTAGCATCCACTAATGCAGacttttggaacatctacattttagtcgaataaatccatgtaatatagcctacaacatcacaataaatgcattatttattttagaccggtctaaagaaacatgatgaaAATGTAGTGTATTTCAGAATAACAGAATAGCCTACTCTGAATTGTCctttatgttaggtcctgatctggctatgacATATgggtgggctacactagttcattgaGCAGACaggatttgcttagaattccgtggcattctTTTATAGTATGaggaatacaattgaacatagctcaATCGAATAGAGAGGATATTTTCTACAAACGATTTCCGAGGGAGTGCGCACATTCGGCTATTcagtgttgagcggttaacaaagaaacaggtcctcctatatgcttaatttacagttatttatgcaactttagttgtgatacaaacattaggatttatgtttagatttttttatacattctaagtctgcatgatgcgactaatgaCTTGAAAAACATTGCATGCTCTGTTTCTTCTGCAGGCTGCACATACCCTCAATCTAATTCCCAATTTGGCtagcacttgataatattctcacccatcagactattcttcaTTTAATGTGATctttacatatagcctactaaTAAAATGTGTGGAATTATTTTAGATTTGGAATGGCCCCCTAAAAAAACAATCTGTAGCCTGCACTCTAATAGCAAATGGAAGTTACAtgctttatattttttatatgcaAGCATAGGCAGCACATCCATAAGGCTAGGGGAAGCTATACTGTCcttaaagtaaatgtaattaaattgcCAAAATGATATAGCCTAATTAACCTTCtctgtttaagatgagggataattttatttatttttttgagcatggccttatttcttttacagcatattggatgactcattCAGAtttcattcacccagctcaatgtaacatccataggtttaggctactacatggtACTCAAATTCTTCctttacccatcatgaggttgctacaagcTAGCCTATGAaggaaagtttacaacataggtgcacaggtcgagagagaaatcaaggtgacagacggtgtcacattcaataccaccttgcacactcttgcctgcatctagctgatatagg
It encodes:
- the LOC115154673 gene encoding U4/U6.U5 tri-snRNP-associated protein 1, whose amino-acid sequence is MGSSKKHKEKGRDKDAEERHREHKKHRHKDRERDKERNVTREREKRKRSRSKERSGRGSEREGRSKGERSTGEPRVKKEKVEAVYEESPGVGPQSASGDASLSIEETNKLRAKLGLKPLEMTDTTKELGTKEQPMVAETINPVYIKQQNEMREKLAAMKEKRLLNKKLGKVKTLAEGDWLDDTVAWVERSRKMAKEKELAEKRAKLLQEMDEEFGVSNLVEEEFGQTKKAAYSSRDLKGLTVQHRMESFNEGETVILTLQDKGVLEEEDDVLVNVGLVDKEKAEKNVELKKKKPDYKAYEEDESVDDMVTFKPRTVLGKYDEEIDGEKKKSFQLSKGGCAEGERERELQAIRETLRNQAQSLEMPALAIASEYYTPQEMVGFKKTKQRVRKIRKKKALPDELQLDDTRNTDFGSRVRGRGRRQLDEGQEVSKEGVIIPGLDVPQQSDDIRMADMDISDDEDFTPTEPTVLEEDEAEQDLQKQLEKQRKLKQKQLEKQRKLKQKQLLQDSGEKVAEQVPWLARVDGSDDEDNKNNLNIVFNATSEFCRTLGDIPTYGLSGNREDQEDIMDFEQEAERDGAGGSDSDEDENVGWSIVNVDEEQKQPDFSTASTTILDEEPIVSSGLAAALALCKNKGLLDTQMQKISRVRAPTGALPNDNYSIEDKMTIDDKYSRREEYRGFTQDFKEKDAYKPDVKIEYVDESGRKLTPKEAFRQLSHRFHGKGSGKMKTERRMKKLEEEALLKKMSSSDTPLGTVALLQEKQKSQKTPYIVLSGSGKSMNANNITK